A part of Lacerta agilis isolate rLacAgi1 chromosome 7, rLacAgi1.pri, whole genome shotgun sequence genomic DNA contains:
- the MRPL15 gene encoding 39S ribosomal protein L15, mitochondrial, which yields MAARAGGGGGGRGKALELLRTLPRVNLANLRPNDGARCREKTRHEKSQWRKTTHRSQWKRGTRPRLGFEGGQTPFYLVIPKYGYNKGHHLRRQYPPLTLKRLQYLIDLGRVDPTQPIDLTQLVNSRGVTIQPLKRDYGIQLVEEGADTFAAKINIEVQIASELAIAAVEKNGGVITTAFYDPRSLGILCKPVPFFLQGKPIPKRMLPPEDLVRYYTDPSNRGYLADPSKISEARLELSKKYGYVLPDITQDELFQMLSTRKDPRQIFFGLAPGWVVNMPEKKILKPTDERLLKYYSS from the exons ATGGCAGCGCgggctggaggaggcggaggGGGCCGCGGCAAGGCCTTGGAGCTGCTGCGGACCTTGCCCAGGGTCAACCTCGCCAATCTACGGCCGAACGATGGTGCCCGGTGTCGG GAAAAGACTCGGCATGAAAAGTCTCAATGGAGGAAAACAACTCACAGAAGCCAGTGGAAAAGAGGAACTCGTCCTCGATTAGGCTTTGAAGGAGGTCAAACTCCATTTTATCTAGTTATTCCAAAATATGGCTACAATAAAGGTCACCA CCTCAGGCGCCAGTATCCGCCTCTCACTCTCAAAAGGCTACAGTACCTGATTGACTTAGGTAGAGTTGACCCCACACAACCAATAGACCTCACGCAGCTGGTAAATTCCAGAGGTGTAACAATACAGCCACTCAAAAGAGATTATGGTATCCAACTTGTGGAGGAG GGTGCCGATACATTTGCAGCAAAAATTAATATTGAAGTGCAGATAGCATCTGAACTCGCCATTGCTGCTGTTGAAAAAAATGGTGGCGTTATTACTACAGCCTTCTATGATCCAAGGAGTTTGG GTATTCTTTGCAAGCCAGTGCCCTTTTTCCTACAAGGCAAGCCTATTCCAAAGCGAATGCTTCCTCCTGAAGATCTTGTCCGTTACTATACAGATCCTAGTAATCGTGGCTACCTGGCTGATCCATCAAAGATTTCAGAAGCAAGGCTAGAGCTTTCCAAGAAATATGGTTATGTCTTACCAGATATTACACAAGATGAACTCTTCCAAATGCTGAGCACACGCAAGGACCCCAGGCAGATTTTCTTTGGCCTTGCTCCAGGTTGGGTGGTAAACATGCCAGAAAAGAAAATTCTGAAACCAACAGATGAGCGCTTGCTAAAATACTACAGCTCATGA